The proteins below come from a single Felis catus isolate Fca126 chromosome A1, F.catus_Fca126_mat1.0, whole genome shotgun sequence genomic window:
- the LOC102900676 gene encoding uncharacterized protein LOC102900676 isoform X3, producing the protein MDSRPNIFKCRSLRVRATDFSASTGGQAHAKHRTYLLLNLGNGPAVIKTPGCPPNTQCSHYADKRGQVTQLANQIDEEIIKCGARKSLFKASPDQLTCFLFFFHFFCQCRPTIFEVSYLWMNAVLNQFTCKENIDLSVSERRQPSRSKFSPWSGAPSPSTNSHRGVNDNSFQTSPESCL; encoded by the exons ATGGATTCCAGAccgaatatttttaaatgtagaagcCTCAG agtaaGAGCTACCGATTTTTCAGCGTCTACCGGGGGCCAAGCGCATGCCAAGCACCGCACTTACCTTCTTCTTAATCTTGGCAACGGTCCTGCAGTGATAAAGACTCCTGGTTGCCCTCCCAACACACAGTGCAGCCACTATGCAGATAAGAGGGGCCAAGTAACACAGCTGGCCAATCAGATCGACGAGGAAATTATTAAGTGTGGTGCCAGAAAATCTCTTTTCAAAGCAAGTCCAGATCAGCTGacgtgctttcttttcttcttccatttcttctgccAATGCAGACCTACAATATTTGAG GTTTCTTATTTATGGATGAATGCAGTTCTCAACCAATTCACCTGCAAAGAAAACATTGACCTTTCCGTGTCTGAGAGGAGGCAACCAAGCAG GAGCAAATTCTCCCCTT GGAGTGGAGCTCCGTCCCCAAGCACCAATTCCCACCGAGGGGTCAACGATAACTCCTTCCAGACTTCCCCGGAATCATGCCTCTGA